One window of Cherax quadricarinatus isolate ZL_2023a chromosome 18, ASM3850222v1, whole genome shotgun sequence genomic DNA carries:
- the LOC128689399 gene encoding uncharacterized protein — protein MDNTECDSESEVNFVRYLLAVQQGSRRCLEDIFRLLYRAWSHGKTYDTLQEFCVDALGWEREDLANLFILAENDLGSTLGGRNFPNKSQRVHGVQQPLRSPSENVKPQVLCDTQHTIRPSRSIVRKKRSSWKIITRSDTSVILGPGLQGLHDVKQAPQESGDSTEEVSCETCRPNTGVGSHLPRHSHSVIPVSVDRITPSRQEAGSIVPPKQEAGNIVPLKQKANYVVPSKQDLRTVVPSKQDLGTVVLSKQDIGTVVLLKQDLDTVVPSKQDPDTVVPSKQDRGTVVLLKQDLDTVVPSKQDLDTVLLSKQDLDTVVPSKQVLDTVVLSKQDLDTVVPSKQDLDTVVPSKQVLDTVVLSKQDLDTVVPSKQDLDTVVPSKQVLDTVVLSKQDLDSVVPSKQDLDTVVRSKQDFDTVVPSQEASHVVLSKQEADNVVLKTQDLGTVVPSKHKAGIVVTSKQDPGNVVPSKQKVGNVVPSKQKAGSVVPSKQKVGNVVSSKQKVVNVVPLKQKPGNVVPSKQKVDNVVPSKQKVGNVVPSKKAGNVVPSKQKVGNVVPSKKVGNIVPSKQKFGIVVPSKKAGKVVPLKQKASHIVPSKDPGNIVPSKQDPGNVLPSKQEVVNIVPSRQEAGNVVPSKQEVGNIVPSRQEAGNVVPSKQEVGNIVPSRQEAGNVVPSKQEAGNVVPSKQEADVIVPSKQEVDIIVPSKQEADIIVPSKQEADNVVPSKQEAGNVVPSKQEAGNVVPSKQEAGNVVPSKQEAGNVVPSKQEAGNVVPSKQEADNVVPSKQEADNVVPSKQEADNVVPSKQEADNVVPSKQEAGNVVPSKQEAGNVVPSKQEADNVVPSKQEAGNVVPSKQEAGNVVPSKQEVTKVVLSKQEAGNVVPSKQETDNVVPSKQEADNVVPSKQEVAKVVLSKQEAGNVVLSKQEAGNVVPSKQEAGNVVLSKQEAGNVVPSEQEAGKVVPSKQEAGNVVPSKQEAGNVVPSKDKTSVIVNQEPKFVESLKEVNLTCSPNMVASVASPEQEANSITKPKKKNTLIVLTRREDSRISPAKLQDSCIVPSKQEDSRNVPAKQEDTCIVPTKQEDTCIVPTKQEDTCIVPTKQQDSRIVPNIEEADSVGQSTQVTVDSVAQSTQVSNDSVVISTEELSRIIHEASHTLRLSQGHQISNLNTLNTNQTNLLDLQPDPSQLPQKVLVLLLTVGFPQLPARAKYMLQRLQHLVYVVCYQDIEFDDHHLAMRLRGLSNVISELLSIVVHYCKQVIERDIKEVADKLRIAKQRFRKAKKVFEEHVNLVMKTREDLKSAERDLQEAKIKNSKLFKVYSRSQSQEPEETTRVANADICGRARRLHSVGAISNYTYTDASGQRDSGNVSLADELDGRGLETRRQDGARDVGDSLFVSVMKEVVAIEKKHGSFREVDRKLKKMLRNSQESVIMTKKKVSDRLNSNVSAEQDAIAKEDIVNERFAVTNKLAKEIRKFRQDYKALQEEESVMISDITDDVETKRMMELSEEALFEGRRGVQTLRRDERGKLVTTTRQHTAASSSSAGVFDVGEWLMRKRFVATEVKKVYSNLKVNDTEDIVDVLEILGTSIENPSVVILSGPKGSGKSSICHYLLHQWRFDKFKKNSRLHEFDLVVYCKLSDMLPSMSWNQYLRDHIFCLTLKDFPDTDIYEALGTITALFLLDLGTLTSSYSEVLKDVFSNLGKNQAVVTVRPGSENGVAEIAKGLKLEFLRASLCPMTPEAIKYYSSVLLSMVEKSSSVVAKVNQFTKLLQTMNVTETLLYPLPVAYLLHVWRLDPCFALRSTSVSHLFSQVIILCQQTLMEALNVELRGDRVSTRVRVEQLTHHLYEAAWTLLTRQSWAQHDHTLLEPQHKLMENPLFLNSFSPLLVVREETDRTQRGVLPHASLAEILCGFFLTNQRLRRSKGSPLLRRREKLEKYCVPEIKRFRYVLPHAAGALVYNKHSLNDAKEIASLYLRSLSEDRDMISWLVLLRECDFITHMCTAASGVLSIYNTWTVAHHDQQTNCAVSDLLRKGAYQPQLIIISQTFQGGKCRCGGSCIIRALSTCSSTLVHLRQESQFYAWGEEETCDSLVVPLQPPGTLQECWGHLGVEGAMALRHSHHLEELNVRISSCEALAALVHSLVHLQRRLRFLYIRLDISPSTPASSLQPLNFTGRRLWLRMRGISDSSVDWIKDVTSRLNNWYTEVLLEESRVSPSLLQDLKESLPHTDVHISS, from the coding sequence ATGGATAACACAGAGTGCGATAGTGAAAGTGAAGTGAACTTCGTCAGGTATTTGTTGGCCGTTCAACAAGGCAGTAGGCGATGTCTTGAAGACATTTTCCGGTTGCTGTATCGGGCCTGGAGTCACGGGAAGACCTATGACACACTGCAAGAGTTCTGCGTTGACGCtctgggctgggagagagaggacctggccAACTTATTCATCTTGGCTGAGAATGATCTCGGTAGCACTCTGGGTGGAAGAAACTTTCCTAACAAGTCTCAGAGAGTGCACGGTGTCCAGCAGCCTTTGAGGTCCCCGTCAGAGAACGTCAAGCCGCAAGTGCTTTGTGACACCCAGCACACGATCCGGCCCAGCAGGAGTATTGTCCGAAAGAAGAGGTCATCTTGGAAGATAATCACTCGATCAGACACCTCCGTGATCCTAGGGCCCGGCTTACAAGGTCTCCACGACGTGAAGCAGGCACCTCAGGAGTCCGGGGATTCCACAGAAGAGGTTTCCTGTGAAACATGTCGACCAAACACTGGTGTTGGCAGTCACTTGCCTCGGCACTCCCACTCGGTTATACCAGTAAGTGTCGACCGTATTACACCGTCAAGGCAAGAGGCTGGCAGTATTGTACCACCAAAGCAAGAGGCTGGCAACATTGTTCCATTAAAACAAAAGGCTAATTACGTTGTACCATCAAAACAAGACCTTCGTACTGTTGTACCATCAAAACAAGACCTTGGCACTGTTGTACTATCAAAACAAGACATTGGCACCGTTGTACTATTAAAACAAGACCTTGACACCGTTGTACCATCAAAACAAGACCCTGACACCGTTGTACCATCAAAACAAGACCGTGGTACCGTTGTACTATTAAAACAAGACCTTGACACCGTTGTACCATCAAAACAAGACCTCGACACCGTTTTATTATCAAAACAAGACCTTGACACCGTTGTACCATCAAAACAAGTCCTTGACACCGTTGTATTATCAAAACAAGACCTTGACACCGTTGTACCATCAAAACAAGACCTTGACACCGTTGTACCATCAAAACAAGTCCTTGACACCGTTGTATTATCAAAACAAGACCTTGACACCGTTGTACCATCAAAACAAGACCTTGACACCGTTGTACCATCAAAACAAGTCCTTGACACCGTTGTATTATCAAAACAAGACCTTGACTCTGTTGTACCATCAAAACAAGACCTTGACACCGTTGTAAGATCAAAACAAGACTTTGACACCGTTGTACCATCACAAGAGGCTAGTCACGTTGTACTATCAAAACAAGAAGCTGACAACGTTGTACTAAAAACACAAGACCTTGGCACCGTTGTACCATCAAAACACAAGGCTGGCATCGTTGTAACATCAAAACAAGACCCTGGCAACGTTGTACCATCAAAACAAAAGGTTGGCAACGTTGTACCATCAAAACAAAAggctggcagtgttgtaccatcTAAACAAAAGGTTGGCAACGTTGTTTCATCAAAACAAAAGGTTGTCAACGTTGTACCATTAAAACAAAAGCCTGGCAACGTTGTACCATCAAAACAAAAGGTTGACAACGTTGTACCATCAAAACAAAAGGTTGGCAACGTTGTACCATCAAAAAAGGCTGGCAACGTTGTACCATCAAAACAGAAGGTTGGCAACGTTGTACCATCAAAAAAGGTTGGCAACATTGTACCATCAAAACAAAAGTTTGGAATCGTTGTACCATCAAAAAAGGCTGGCAAGGTTGTACCATTAAAACAAAAGGCGAGTCACATTGTACCATCAAAAGACCCTGGCAACATTGTACCATCAAAACAAGATCCTGGCAACGTTCTACCATCAAAACAAGAGGTTGTTAACATTGTACCATCAAGACAAGAGGCTGGCAACGTTGTACCATCAAAACAAGAGGTTGGTAACATTGTACCATCAAGACAAGAGGCTGGCAACGTTGTACCATCAAAACAAGAGGTTGGTAACATTGTACCATCAAGACAAGAGGCTGGCAACGTtgtaccttcaaaacaagaggcTGGCAACGTtgtaccttcaaaacaagaggcTGACGTCATTGTACCATCAAAACAAGAGGTTGACATCATTGTACCATCAAAACAAGAGGCTGACATCATTGTACCATCAAAACAAGAGGCTGACAACGTtgtaccttcaaaacaagaggcTGGCAACGTTGTACCTTCCAAACAAGAGGCTGGCAACGTTGTACCTTCCAAACAAGAGGCTGGCAACGTtgtaccttcaaaacaagaggcTGGCAACGTTGTACCTTCCAAACAAGAGGCTGGCAACGTtgtaccttcaaaacaagaggcTGACAACGTTGTACCTTCCAAACAAGAGGCTGACAACGTtgtaccttcaaaacaagaggcTGACAACGTTGTACCTTCCAAACAAGAAGCTGACAACGTTGTACCTTCCAAACAAGAGGCTGGCAACGTTGTACCTTCCAAACAAGAGGCTGGCAACGTTGTACCTTCCAAACAAGAGGCTGACAACGTTGTACCTTCCAAACAAGAGGCTGGCAACGTTGTACCTTCCAAACAAGAGGCTGGCAACGTtgtaccttcaaaacaagaggttACCAAGGTTGTACTATCAAAACAAGAGGCTGGCAACGTTGTACCTTCCAAACAAGAGACTGACAACGTTGTACCTTCCAAACAAGAGGCTGACAACGTTGTACCTTCCAAACAAGAGGTTGCCAAGGTTGTACTATCAAAACAAGAGGCTGGCAACGTTGTACTTTCCAAACAAGAGGCTGGCAACGTTGTACCTTCCAAACAAGAGGCTGGCAACGTTgtactttcaaaacaagaggcTGGCAACGTTGTACCTTCAGAACAAGAGGCTGGTAAAGTTGTACCTTCCAAACAAGAGGCTGGCAACGTtgtaccttcaaaacaagaggcTGGTAACGTTGTACCATCAAAAGATAAGACCAGCGTTATTGTAAATCAGGAACCTAAATTTGTTGAATCACTAAAGGAAGTCAATCTTACTTGCTCACCTAATATGGTCGCCAGTGTTGCATCACCAGAACAAGAAGCCAACAGTATTACTAAACCAAAAAAAAAGAACACTCTTATTGTACTAACTAGACGAGAAGACAGTCGTATTTCACCAGCTAAACTACAAGACAGTTGTATTGTACCATCTAAACAGGAAGATAGTCGTAATGTACCAGCTAAACAGGAAGACACTTGTATTGTACCAACTAAACAGGAAGACACTTGTATTGTACCAACTAAACAGGAAGACACTTGTATTGTACCAACTAAACAACAAGACAGTCGTATTGTACCAAATATAGAAGAGGCAGACAGTGTTGGACAATCAACACAGGTGACTGTTGACAGTGTTGCACAGTCAACACAGGTAtctaatgacagtgttgtgatatcTACAGAAGAGCTCTCGAGAATCATTCATGAGGCCAGCCACACACTGCGGCTTTCCCAAGGGCACCAGATCAGTAATCTTAACACTCTTAATACTAACCAAACAAACTTATTGGATCTTCAACCAGACCCTAGCCAACTACCGCAGAAGGTGCTGGTTCTCCTCCTGACGGTGGGCTTCCCGCAGCTCCCTGCCAGGGCCAAGTATATGTTACAGCGGCTTCAACATCTTGTTTATGTGGTGTGTTATCAGGACATAGAGTTTGACGATCATCATCTTGCAATGAGACTTCGAGGTCTCAGTAACGTGATCAGTGAATTGTTATCTATCGTTGTTCACTATTGCAAACAAGTGATAGAAAGAGATATCAAGGAGGTTGCAGATAAACTGCGTATAGCAAAACAGAGATTTAGAAAGGCTAAGAAAGTGTTTGAGGAACATGTGAATTTAGTCATGAAAACACGGGAAGACCTGAAGTCTGCTGAAAGGGACCTTCAAGAAGCTAAGATAAAAAATTCTAAACTTTTCAAAGTTTATTCAAGGTCACAAAGTCAGGAGCCAGAGGAAACGACCCGAGTTGCCAACGCTGACATTTGTGGCAGAGCGAGACGGCTGCATTCTGTAGGAGCCATAAGCAACTATACTTATACTGACGCCAGTGGTCAGAGGGATTCTGGGAACGTTTCATTGGCTGATGAATTAGATGGGCGTGGTTTAGAGACAAGGCGCCAGGATGGTGCTCGAGATGTCGGTGATAGTCTGTTTGTGAGCGTCATGAAAGAAGTGGTTGCCATCGAAAAGAAACACGGTAGTTTCAGAGAAGTAGACAGAAAGCTCAAGAAGATGCTAAGGAATTCCCAAGAGTCCGTCATCATGACAAAGAAAAAAGTGAGCGATAGATTAAATTCCAATGTTTCTGCTGAGCAAGACGCGATTGCAAAAGAGGACATCGTTAATGAGAGGTTTGCCGTGACAAACAAACTCGCCAAGGAAATAAGGAAATTTCGCCAAGATTATAAAGCTCTGCAAGAAGAAGAAAGTGTAATGATATCAGATATAACTGATGACGTAGAGACCAAGAGGATGATGGAGCTAAGCGAAGAGGCTCTATTTGAGGGCCGACGTGGTGTACAGACTCTGAGACGCGACGAACGTGGAAAACTAGTGACGACGACCAGGCAACACACGGCAGCGTCTTCCTCTAGTGCCGGGGTCTTTGACGTAGGGGAATGGCTTATGAGAAAGCGATTTGTTGCAACGGAAGTGAAGAAGGTTTACTCGAACCTGAAAGTAAACGATACAGAGGACATTGTGGATGTCCTGGAGATTCTTGGAACGAGTATTGAGAACCCATCAGTCGTCATTCTCTCTGGTCCTAAAGGCAGCGGGAAGTCTAGTATTTGCCACTATCTGCTGCACCAGTGGAGATttgacaaatttaaaaaaaactcGAGGCTTCATGAGTTTGACTTAGTTGTGTACTGTAAACTAAGTGATATGCTCCCCTCAATGTCCTGGAACCAATACCTGAGGGATCACATTTTTTGCCTTACCCTCAAAGATTTCCCTGACACTGATATTTATGAGGCCCTCGGGACCATTACGGCACTTTTTCTGTTAGATCTTGGCACTCTTACATCTTCATATAGCGAGGTGTTAAAAGATGTCTTCAGTAATCTGGGGAAAAATCAAGCAGTTGTTACTGTCCGTCCGGGAAGCGAAAATGGTGTTGCGGAAATTGCTAAAGGTTTGAAGCTCGAATTTCTTAGAGCAAGTCTTTGCCCTATGACCCCTGAAGCCATTAAATATTATTCTTCAGTGCTCTTGTCCATGGTTGAAAAAAGCTCCTCTGTTGTAGCTAAAGTAAATCAGTTCACAAAATTACTTCAGACTATGAACGTAACAGAAACTCTACTGTACCCTCTGCCTGTGGCTTACCTGTTGCACGTGTGGCGCTTGGATCCTTGTTTTGCTCTCCGATCAACCTCAGTGTCTCACCTCTTTAGCCAGGTCATCATATTGTGTCAACAGACCTTGATGGAAGCTTTAAATGTGGAATTAAGAGGTGACAGGGTGTCCACAAGGGTGAGGGTGGAGCAGCTTACTCACCACCTGTATGAAGCTGCTTGGACACTTCTGACTCGTCAGAGTTGGGCCCAACACGACCACACGTTGCTCGAGCCCCAGCACAAGCTGATGGAAAATCCTCTCTTTCTCAATAGTTTTAGTCCTCTtcttgtggtgagggaggaaactGACAGAACACAGCGTGGAGTTCTTCCTCATGCTTCACTTGCTGAAATCCTTTGCGGGTTTTTCCTTACCAACCAAAGATTGCGACGTTCTAAAGGTTCGCCTTTGCTTCGTCGCCGCGAGAAATTGGAAAAATACTGTGTTCCTGAAATAAAAAGATTCAGATACGTACTGCCGCATGCAGCTGGAGCTCTTGTCTATAATAAACACAGTTTGAATGATGCCAAAGAAATAGCGTCTTTATACCTAAGATCATTGTCAGAAGATCGAGACATGATATCATGGCTGGTGCTGCTCAGGGAGTGTGACTTCATAACACACATGTGTACAGCAGCGTCGGGAGTGTTGTCCATTTACAACACATGGACAGTTGCCCATCACGACCAGCAAACCAACTGTGCTGTGTCCGATTTACTTAGAAAGGGAGCTTATCAGCCTCAGCTGATAATTATATCACAGACATTTCAAGGAGGAAAATGTAGGTGTGGGGGATCCTGTATTATCCGTGCCCTGTCCACCTGCTCTTCGACGCTGGTTCACCTTCGCCAGGAGTCTCAGTTCTACGCCTGGGGGGAAGAAGAAACCTGTGACTCTCTGGTGGTTCCCCTGCAGCCGCCGGGCACCTTGCAGGAGTGTTGGGGTCACCTCGGTGTGGAGGGAGCCATGGCTCTACGCCATAGCCATCACTTAGAGGAACTTAATGTCAGGATCTCCTCATGCGAGGCCTTAGCGGCCCTCGTACACAGCTTGGTGCACCTCCAACGCCGTCTCCGCTTCCTTTACATCCGTCTAGATATTTCTCCCTCAACGCCAGCCTCCAGCCTTCAACCACTCAATTTCACTGGCAGGCGGCTATGGTTGAGAATGAGGGGCATTAGTGACTCATCAGTGGACTGGATAAAGGATGTGACAAGCAGACTGAATAACTGGTATACGGAGGTATTATTGGAGGAAAGCCGTGTGTCCCCGTCTTTGCTGCAAGATCTCAAGGAAAGCCTACCTCACACTGACGTTCATATTTCCAGTTAA